GGTCGGTCAATGAACATGTGACAATATGCCAAGAACAGACAATGGCACAAAGGCTTTCAGAACACAACACAAAGCTCCGTTACAAACATGTAATCCTAGTATTGGGAAGCTTATACATTTcttaataaaggaagaaattttagcagaaaaaaaaaaaaaaaagaaaaagcacaatgCCAAATGAGGAGACTAATCAACAAGCAAAAAGTGTTAATACTATGAATGAAAGACTTGGGGACAAGCGTTTAGGTATAATCCACCCAGTAAAATCAGTTATTTGCACAGTATTGCCATGAATCTACACACATTTTAAGGGTATTCAATTATTTTGTATTCCACAATGAagtcttcttaattttatttttcatgtttcattgtgtccttttttttttaaatttttttttaacgtttatttatttttgagacagagagagacagagcatgaacgggggaggggcagagagagagggagacacagaatcggaagcaggctccaggctctgagccattagcccagagcccgacgcggggctcaaactcacggaccgtgagatcgtgacctgagctgaagtcagatgcttaaccgactgagccacccaggcgcccccattatgtcctttttaatgaatgtcccgctttaattttttgtcatttttgtctCTTATGGCAAAATTGCCTAATGGCCAGTTAGTTATGCAGTGAAAATGTGGCAAAAACACTTGTGGCAGAAACGTCTATGGCCATGCTGTGTACGGTGAAACTTTCTAGAACCTTCCTTGCCTGCCAGAACTCTATCCTGGATAAAAGCCCAATACCACATCTCACCTAAAAAATCGAAACAACTCTAAAGCCATCCCTTCCACAAGGTGCTACTCTAATGCCATTGGGCTGCTAAGTTCAGGCAGTCTTTAGTCCTCATCAGGCATTTGGGGCTACTATTCCGAATTCCTTGGAGACTTCAGGGTCAGGACCGAGGGAGTGGATCACCCTGGCTCAAACCCAGGACACTGGACATCAGCCCTGGCCAAGCCTCTTCTTCTGATTCTGTAAAGCAGGAGAAATACTCTTCTTCCACGGTGCTGGCACCTAAAAGAACATCTCCAAGGGAGAGACCTGCAACACCAATGGCAGTCCATGGTTCAAGGAAGTGAGTTTGGACCCCAGTTCTATCTAATATGGACCTGTgtcatgaccttgggcaaatggctGTTTCTTCGTGTGGAAATAGCGATAGCTCCAAGCCCAACGTAGCCGTGAAGTTTCATGTGCCTGCACGTGGTAGGCACccactaaataaacattattcaacggggaaaagaaagccaaatattcatttttggaaaatatttattaaaaaactaaagtGAATGtggcaaaaaaacaacaacaaccacccaACACATACCTTTAAATAGCAAGCATATGACACTGGTTATAAAGCTTTTCCGACTCTACTGATCTAGTCTTTCCCACCAGCTACAGTCAAGGATGGCCTCTGAGGGAAGCCACGTGTAAACAGGTCATCTGTACTAGTGATGAGCAAAACCTAATTAGGTGAGAACTATCAATGGCCATACCATTTGCTTTTCTAGGCAATCCACCCCAAACACAAGACAGTGACCAAATCTCAGGAGTGTGCTCATGGGGATCTGcagttctggttttaatttggGAGCGGCAGCTCAGGGGTGAGGAGGGAATGAAGCCGTAGAAAGACAAACGGTATCAGTAGAGGGCAGTCGTAAAGCACCTTTAAAATCTGGACCCTTTCCACAATTTAACTCAGTAATTCTCAAACTTTATTGTCGAACAGAATCACTTGAGATTGTTAAATGCACAGGCTCCACAAATCTGCATGTTTAAGGTGAGTACTATGGGGGGCTCTGTGCATATTGGTTAGCCATCAGCCATCCAGTTTGAGAAAGACTAAAACAATTCCTACTCCCTAAAAACAAGATAAAGGTTAAGGTATCTATCGACAGTCACTGTGCTTTTGTCAACTTGGCGAGACCAATAGAGAGAGTCAGACAGGAAGGAGCCTCTAATTCCTAACGTACTGGCCTACAGGAGCCCTGAGCAACCTGTCAAGTGCTGTTCAGTAAGTAAGTACAATTTCGTAAGAAAGTTGATTTCAGATCACAGAACAGACTCCAAATGACTAATAGGCCAACCCCATTCGTTCCTGTTTAGTGAACTTTGTTGGGCCAGTGCCAGATGGGAAGCTGCTGTTCAAACAGAACATGGGGGGTAACTGTGGGTCTTGActtgtgaagacacagtgaaTAAAACATCTATAAAAACCTTTATTAACCACAGAGCACTGTGCCCAAATAACCTTGGTGCCTCATGGACAACATGTAGAAATGGTCACGTTGATTCCAAGGTTGCCATTATCTGCAAACAGATGCGCTATGGCTGTGTCAAAAACAAGGCAGTCGCTGTTCATGATGGCCGCGGCCACCCCGTCGTGGATGGACCGGGGCGTGGCCTCCCAGGTCAGTCTCCGCCGGTTCCCGTTCAACTCCAGTCTGTAGGCAAAGTTCTCGGCTTGTTTGCGGGTGCCAATGAGCAGCACGATGGCGAAGAACTGCTGGTGGCCCTCGTACTTCTCTTGTTTCTCCAGCACCAGCATGAAGTGATGGCCAAAGCACGACTGCATCATCACCCAGTCGACAGCCCCCGGCAGGTTAATGTCTGTGGCTAGAAAGACGATGTCTTCTCCCTGGAGGGTGGTAATGCTTTTGTGGGCGTGCATGAGATGGGACATCACGGCTTCCAAGGACCCCTGCCACTTGCAGGAAGCACCGGGACAAGGGCAGGAGTAGGGACGGTATTCACAGATGTCTTCGTGTTCTGGCTTCTCCGTGTGGTGCAGGGTCAGGGAACAGCCCGTGGTGGCATACTGCAAGGACAGAAAGATTAACACGTTGAGCCATCGCACCTTCTCAAAACTCCTACTGGTGCAAACCTCTAAGACGATTCACTCACTTAGGTTTCCGGGGCTTAAACTGAATTCTTATCTCAACTACTTTCGCTTGAGAGGAGTTAAGACCACAAGTCTCAGTTCGTATTCATCCTCAGTCTTGCCATACATAAAACTGGGAATGTCCTCTGCCGGGAAGGGACGGCGGGCCACGTCCTCACTCCCACATTGTTGAAAACGTGAGAACTGAAGTGCTCCTTACTATTAACATCTCAAACGGCATTGCTGAGCCAGCCCTAGGAAACCGGGCCTTCCCCGTATTTTCTGTGAAACCTAAAGAATTTTTGAGAACTTCAAATTGCTTAGGTGTGCGGCTGGGCAAGGAACAGGTTACCTCCAGACTGGTTTTCATCCAGAGACAATTATGAAAACAGTTTAATTCCTCTTGGTTGTCCCCTGCCCCTTCTTCCTAGCTCAAGCTGGTGACTGAGAGGCCGGCTGCGGGCCGGCTGCCCCCGCAGTTCCCTGCTCTTGCCTGCGGGAGTGAGCAGTCAGGGCGGAAGGGGGCTGAAGGCCCCCGACATCGCTGGAACTATgacctcactttcctcaccttTTACCCATCCCCAGTCCCAAGGGGCTCCACATACACTTTTTGGGTGACGGGAAATCATACCCAAGAGCTACTGTACCAGCTCGGGAACCTGCCAGCCAGGTGGGTTCCAGCCAGTGGAGGTTAAAATGAGGAGGGTCCAGACCACTTCCTCAAGTTCCAGGGCAGGCACTTGTCCCAGACGAGCTTTCTGATAGTCAGTCTGTCCCTCAAATGCTGCCTTAATAGGGTAGGAACCAAACCTTTTTCTCCCTTGCACTTGGGATGACAGTCCTGATGAATAAATCACACCTATCTTGGGAAAAGACCACACGGCAAAGAACCAGACTTCTCCCAACCCTCCCAAGAATGACACTGTTAACTCCTAGATACCAGATGGGGCACCAGCCCACAGGTAGACACTTCCCCAGAGAGCTGTGCTGGTGTGTTGTGACGAATCAGGAAACCTGAATCACCTTTCTGGGTGAAACTAGAAGCCGGCCGCATCCCCCTCAAGCTCGTGGTGGCAGGTACATCGGCTGCGTGACCCCGCTTGGATTCCCCCACCCCGCTACCAAGACGTAAAGACAGCGAaggtgggca
The DNA window shown above is from Neofelis nebulosa isolate mNeoNeb1 chromosome 5, mNeoNeb1.pri, whole genome shotgun sequence and carries:
- the SIAH2 gene encoding E3 ubiquitin-protein ligase SIAH2; protein product: MSRPSSTGPSANKPCSKQPPPQPQHAPSPAAPPAAATISAAGPGSSAVPAAAAVISGPGGGGGAGPVSPQHHELTSLFECPVCFDYVLPPILQCQAGHLVCNQCRQKLSCCPTCRGALTPSIRNLAMEKVASAVLFPCKYATTGCSLTLHHTEKPEHEDICEYRPYSCPCPGASCKWQGSLEAVMSHLMHAHKSITTLQGEDIVFLATDINLPGAVDWVMMQSCFGHHFMLVLEKQEKYEGHQQFFAIVLLIGTRKQAENFAYRLELNGNRRRLTWEATPRSIHDGVAAAIMNSDCLVFDTAIAHLFADNGNLGINVTISTCCP